Genomic segment of Aphanothece sacrum FPU1:
CCCATAATCTAATCTTACACTTAAACCCTCAATGTCCGCCACATTATTCCAAATAATTCCTAATCCTGTACCTAAAATAAACTTTTTAAAGGGTGGTAAATTTCGTTCTCCCAAAGCAAACCAAATAGCCCCCATATCCATAAATGGAGCAATTTGTAAGATAGGTTTATCTGTTTCATTTCTTATTAATGTAATTCGATCTTCTATGGATAATCTAAAGCCATTATCCCCAAATCTAATATTTTGTCGATACCCTCGCACTGACTGTCCTCCTCCTATAATAAACCATTGATCAGGTAATAAAGGATCAGGTGTTAACTGTAATTCTCCTTGTACAATCATTAAGTGATTATCGTCCCACCGTTGCACTCTTTGACCCTGAAATAACCACATAAAAAAACGTCCATCGGGAATGGGATTAGATTGAATAGTCGCGTCTAAAATATCAATACCAAAATTAAATTGTGATCGAAAAGACCAAAATCCACTTTCATCTCTAATTAAATAATCTTGTCCAAATTGAATTATACTAGAACGACTACTAGCATTTTCTATAGGAGCTAATTGTCCGTTAATAAAAGTTTGTCCATTTTGATGACGTAACCCCAAAGATACGGCAAATTCTTCTGATAAATTACGCCATAAAGGTTGACGAAAACTAATGTCATATACTTCTTTATTTCCCGTAATATCAAAAGCTTCTAATTCAGGTTGAGTGACTTTTGTCCAAGTAGGAATAAATCTTAGTTGTAGGGTTCCTTCTTGGGGGTTTAAAGGTAGACGGTAAGTAGTGTCAACTGTATTGCCTCCGTCAGTTGTTGAACGATAATAAGCAGTAGAAAGTTCATCACCCCATCCTGTCACATTACCATAACTTAAAAATACACTGCTACGATCTGAACCAATACTAGGAGGAGAAAGGTTATCAACTCCAATTCTAAATTGTAAGGTATCAGCTTCTTTAACCGTAACAACTAAAATACTTAATCCTGGTTTTCCTGATGCTTTTAAATTCGCCGTAATGCTTTCTAATAGAGGATTAATACTTAATAACCTTAAATGTTTTTCTACTTCCGTAATATTCAGAGGTGTACTTATTCCTAAGGCAACGCGATCACATAAATAATTTAAGGTTAATCTTCCG
This window contains:
- a CDS encoding ShlB/FhaC/HecB family hemolysin secretion/activation protein, with amino-acid sequence MLRLLWHPLIIFSTVLTLIIYPLKGYANHDEFILTQTSASIQSGTNSGLETCPFSFKTHTFSSLDIFLFNLKVADQTVNLIITGNTVFPPAIFTNNEKIKAIEQQTIGKNLTIENLQEIYTNIVDIISQIYLDSGYITSQAINKNISLTANNEIVAINIIEGNLEKIELVGRGRLTLNYLCDRVALGISTPLNITEVEKHLRLLSINPLLESITANLKASGKPGLSILVVTVKEADTLQFRIGVDNLSPPSIGSDRSSVFLSYGNVTGWGDELSTAYYRSTTDGGNTVDTTYRLPLNPQEGTLQLRFIPTWTKVTQPELEAFDITGNKEVYDISFRQPLWRNLSEEFAVSLGLRHQNGQTFINGQLAPIENASSRSSIIQFGQDYLIRDESGFWSFRSQFNFGIDILDATIQSNPIPDGRFFMWLFQGQRVQRWDDNHLMIVQGELQLTPDPLLPDQWFIIGGGQSVRGYRQNIRFGDNGFRLSIEDRITLIRNETDKPILQIAPFMDMGAIWFALGERNLPPFKKFILGTGLGIIWNNVADIEGLSVRLDYGIPVIPLPNLGDNIQEQGFYFQVNYEL